The Candidatus Alcyoniella australis genome includes a region encoding these proteins:
- the lipB gene encoding lipoyl(octanoyl) transferase LipB: MTEAAALRAFYLGRVSYGRAFELQNKLRQQIIAGGPETILLLEHDPVITLGYSQQCDESLLRTPQQLTERGIELVQSDRGGKTTYHGPGQLVGYLLLDLGRRRLALKNLVGFIESSLIDLLLSYSIRSGIREGMHGVWIGDEKIGFIGLNVQHGVTTHGFALNLNNELRPFDYFAPCGIEDAKVTSLKRITGEELCLPEVSRRFIDYFGETSGISAQIESADALELP; encoded by the coding sequence ATGACTGAGGCCGCTGCGCTGCGGGCCTTTTACCTGGGCAGGGTCTCCTACGGCCGGGCCTTTGAGCTGCAGAACAAGCTGCGCCAACAGATCATCGCGGGCGGCCCGGAGACGATCCTGCTGCTCGAGCACGACCCGGTAATCACCCTGGGTTACTCCCAGCAGTGCGATGAGAGCCTGCTGCGCACGCCCCAACAACTTACCGAACGCGGCATCGAGCTGGTCCAAAGCGACCGCGGCGGCAAAACGACCTACCACGGCCCGGGCCAGCTGGTGGGCTATCTGCTGCTCGACCTGGGACGTCGCAGGCTCGCGTTGAAAAACCTCGTCGGATTCATCGAGAGCTCGCTGATCGACCTGCTGCTCTCCTACTCGATCCGCTCCGGCATTCGCGAGGGCATGCACGGCGTGTGGATCGGCGACGAGAAGATCGGTTTCATCGGTCTCAACGTCCAACACGGCGTAACGACCCACGGCTTCGCGCTGAACCTCAACAACGAACTGCGGCCCTTTGACTACTTCGCGCCCTGCGGGATCGAGGATGCCAAGGTCACATCGCTCAAACGCATTACGGGCGAGGAGCTGTGCCTGCCCGAGGTCTCGCGCCGCTTTATCGATTACTTCGGCGAGACCAGCGGGATCAGCGCGCAGATCGAGTCGGCCGATGCTTTGGAGCTGCCATGA